A genomic segment from Nocardiopsis sp. Huas11 encodes:
- a CDS encoding response regulator transcription factor, with protein sequence MRIFICNELPVVQRGLKTALEASSEISIVGASGSGVETMHTVRRLRPHVVILDAALPGRTGLELLRRLRREALEPPPRVLVYTLDDDDETAFQALEAGATGYLRKEANEQDLVNAVYAVGRGSVSLSPSVMECVLDWCFRRTNLPPGDFPDEVRELTAREREVLQLVSRGLSSEEIAEELSLGLATVRTHTYRLRQKLKLRDRAQLVSFAFRSGIVQP encoded by the coding sequence TTGCGGATCTTCATCTGCAATGAACTCCCCGTGGTTCAGAGAGGGCTGAAGACGGCGCTCGAAGCGAGTTCCGAAATAAGTATTGTCGGGGCGTCCGGAAGCGGGGTGGAAACGATGCACACGGTCCGTCGTCTCCGTCCCCACGTGGTCATCCTCGACGCGGCGCTGCCCGGGCGCACGGGCTTGGAACTGCTCCGAAGACTGCGGCGCGAGGCGCTCGAACCTCCACCACGCGTCCTGGTGTACACACTCGACGACGACGATGAGACCGCCTTCCAGGCACTGGAGGCCGGGGCCACCGGCTACCTGCGCAAGGAAGCGAACGAACAGGATCTGGTGAACGCGGTGTACGCCGTCGGCCGCGGCAGCGTGTCCCTGTCCCCGAGCGTGATGGAATGCGTCCTGGACTGGTGCTTCCGGCGGACAAACCTGCCTCCTGGTGACTTTCCTGACGAGGTGCGCGAGCTGACGGCCCGTGAGCGGGAGGTACTGCAACTCGTCTCACGTGGTCTCAGCAGCGAGGAGATCGCTGAGGAGCTGTCCCTCGGGTTGGCGACGGTGCGCACGCACACCTATCGGCTCCGGCAGAAACTCAAACTGCGTGACCGTGCGCAGTTGGTGTCCTTCGCCTTCAGATCGGGGATCGTTCAGCCGTGA